In one window of Brenneria goodwinii DNA:
- the modE gene encoding molybdenum-dependent transcriptional regulator gives MQAEILLTLKLQQRLFADPRRIELLKQVRHTGSISQGAKLAGISYKSAWDAINEMNQLAEQTLVERMTGGKGGGGAHVTHYGERLIQLYDLLGQIQQKAFNVLQDDTLPLDSLLAAIARFSLQTSARNQFFGTVSARSDQQVQQHLDILLADGRTSLSALITQQSAERLQLKPGKEVLVLVKAPWVNLCVGTPPAAEADNVLHGRIKHIQSGTENSEVLVTLVSGETLCATVPSHVVSQQRFELDQDVCAYFNADKVIIATLC, from the coding sequence ATGCAAGCTGAAATTCTCCTTACCCTCAAACTGCAACAACGTTTATTTGCCGATCCGCGGCGCATCGAATTACTAAAACAAGTTCGCCATACCGGTTCAATCAGTCAGGGAGCCAAACTGGCCGGCATCAGTTATAAAAGCGCATGGGACGCCATCAACGAAATGAATCAGCTAGCCGAGCAGACATTAGTCGAACGGATGACCGGCGGGAAAGGCGGCGGCGGCGCCCATGTTACACATTACGGCGAACGGCTGATTCAGCTCTACGACCTGCTCGGACAAATCCAGCAGAAAGCCTTTAATGTATTGCAGGACGACACCTTGCCGCTGGACAGCCTGCTGGCGGCCATTGCGCGTTTCTCACTGCAGACCAGCGCCAGAAACCAGTTTTTCGGCACCGTGTCGGCGCGTAGCGATCAGCAAGTGCAGCAACATCTGGATATTTTACTCGCCGATGGTAGAACCTCGCTTAGCGCGTTAATTACGCAACAAAGCGCGGAGCGCTTGCAGCTCAAGCCCGGTAAGGAAGTCTTGGTGCTGGTTAAGGCGCCCTGGGTCAATTTATGCGTGGGAACGCCCCCGGCTGCGGAAGCGGATAACGTTCTGCATGGACGAATAAAGCATATTCAGTCCGGCACTGAAAACAGCGAAGTTTTGGTCACGCTGGTTAGCGGAGAAACGCTTTGCGCAACGGTGCCCAGTCATGTCGTCTCACAGCAACGGTTTGAACTCGATCAGGATGTCTGCGCCTATTTCAACGCCGACAAAGTCATTATTGCGACGCTGTGCTGA
- the modF gene encoding molybdate ABC transporter ATP-binding protein ModF, which translates to MSLLKISQGLFRLSDTRMLRLDELTIGQHQCWAFVGANGSGKSALARALSGELPLLSGERQSDFQRITRLSFEQLQQLVSDEWQRNNTDMLSANEDDTGRTTAEVIQDTIEDRARCRRLARQFGIEHLLDRRFKYLSTGETRKTMLCQALMPQPDLLILDEPFDGLDVASRQQLAAHLPELADQGYTLVLILNRFDDIPDFINQIGILADCTLTRTGERGDLLSEALIAQLAYSEKLSGSVLPEPEDPKRQAKLPADEPRITLRNGVVQYNDRPILHGLTWEVLPGQHWQIVGPNGAGKSTLLSLITGDHPQGYSNDLTLFGRRRGSGETIWDIKRHIGYVSSSLHLDYRVSASVRNVILSGFFDSIGIYQAVSDRQRLLTEQWLTLLGLNGAIADTPFQSLSWGQQRLTLIARALVKHPALLILDEPLQGLDPLNRQLVRRWLDILMSEGDTQLLFVSHHAEDAPLCITHRLTFVARDDVYDYQTEEITPTHVMRQ; encoded by the coding sequence ATGTCGTTGTTGAAAATATCGCAAGGGTTATTCCGCTTGAGCGACACCCGCATGCTGCGTCTGGATGAGCTAACGATCGGACAACATCAATGCTGGGCGTTTGTCGGCGCAAACGGCAGCGGGAAGTCGGCGCTGGCCCGAGCTTTGTCCGGCGAGTTACCGTTACTGAGCGGTGAACGCCAGAGCGACTTTCAGCGCATTACCCGGCTATCGTTTGAACAACTGCAACAGTTGGTCTCCGATGAATGGCAGCGAAATAACACCGATATGCTGAGCGCCAATGAAGACGATACGGGGCGTACCACCGCAGAGGTGATTCAGGATACGATAGAAGATCGGGCGCGTTGCCGGCGGCTCGCACGGCAGTTTGGCATTGAACATCTGCTGGATCGCCGCTTTAAGTACCTTTCCACTGGCGAAACACGTAAGACCATGTTGTGTCAGGCGCTGATGCCGCAGCCGGATCTGCTTATTCTTGACGAACCCTTTGACGGCCTGGACGTCGCCTCACGTCAGCAACTGGCCGCACACCTGCCTGAACTGGCCGATCAGGGATATACGCTGGTGCTGATCCTGAATCGCTTTGACGATATTCCCGATTTTATCAATCAGATAGGAATTCTGGCCGACTGTACGCTAACCCGCACGGGGGAACGTGGAGACCTTCTTTCAGAAGCGCTGATCGCCCAGTTGGCCTACAGTGAAAAACTGTCCGGCAGCGTCCTTCCCGAACCGGAAGATCCTAAACGGCAGGCGAAACTGCCCGCCGATGAACCGCGGATTACACTGCGCAACGGCGTCGTACAGTATAACGATCGTCCGATACTGCATGGGTTAACGTGGGAAGTGCTGCCCGGACAACACTGGCAGATCGTCGGCCCGAACGGCGCGGGGAAATCCACGCTGCTTAGCCTGATTACCGGCGACCACCCGCAAGGTTACAGTAACGATCTCACCCTGTTCGGCCGACGACGCGGCAGCGGAGAAACCATCTGGGATATCAAACGGCATATCGGTTATGTCAGCAGCAGTCTTCATCTTGACTATCGAGTCAGCGCCAGCGTGCGCAACGTTATTCTTTCCGGTTTTTTTGATTCTATCGGAATTTATCAGGCGGTTTCCGATCGCCAACGCCTGTTGACCGAGCAGTGGCTGACCCTGTTGGGCCTTAATGGCGCGATTGCGGATACGCCGTTTCAGTCTCTGTCCTGGGGCCAACAGCGGCTAACGCTGATTGCCAGAGCATTGGTTAAACACCCGGCATTACTGATCCTCGATGAACCCTTACAGGGACTGGATCCGCTTAATCGGCAGCTAGTCCGCCGCTGGCTGGATATCCTGATGAGCGAAGGCGATACGCAACTGCTGTTTGTTTCCCATCATGCGGAAGACGCGCCGCTGTGCATTACGCATCGTCTGACGTTCG
- a CDS encoding AcrZ family multidrug efflux pump-associated protein has translation MLELLTSLLFAVAMVPVMMAIILGAIYGLGEVFNVLSKIGHTEAKKQH, from the coding sequence ATGTTGGAGTTATTAACAAGCCTGCTATTTGCAGTAGCTATGGTGCCGGTAATGATGGCTATTATTCTGGGCGCCATTTATGGTTTGGGCGAAGTATTTAACGTTCTTTCCAAAATCGGTCATACCGAAGCTAAAAAGCAGCATTGA